The genomic DNA ttattatgttaaaagtactttataaaaatattgtcaaattgACTCTTACTATGTGAATGGGCCTTCAAGAATATTTGTTCCACACTTGATGAAGAgtaaatcattttaaaagaaGCTTTTGTCACCATTCTCATGTCCTCGAGGGACTAGGCACATTGCTTTGCGTCATGCATTTTGTTTGGTTATGGCTTACGTGGTTAGTGGTACTTGATCCTGTGGCATttaaagttgaaatttttttaaacttatccAACTGATCAAGCCCATTACTAAAGAACATGGCTAGGAAGCTTAGTCATCACCTCTCCTCTTCTGTCCTGTTGTGGTATTTTAACCCTTAAATTCCATCCAAGATAAAAAAGCAAAGGAAAGGGCTCAATAGAGAGTCATCACTTGAGCATAAGTAGATATTTTTACAGGATATTATACAATTTAAggtaatgtttatttttttggctttttgttgaAAGGAATTTGCTTTCACAATTTAggtagtttatttttttattttttcgtatcttgttataaacttttttactaaaaaaaaaaaaaactcatttttgtttttactttttaatacttaatataaataaaatattacaaaaacaaacaatttaatatcTAACACTACTAATCATTAAGGTTCtgtttagaattaagtaaaaaaacaaacaccacctcaGACTTATTTAGATTCACTACATGAAGCTCATAAGCTGTGTGAGTTAGTCCATGACCCAAAGAGAGCCTGAACCATCCCAAACACTAGTATCACAATCCTCAGGGATCCATGCCGGATAACCGAAGGAAGAGTCTAAACTATTCCATTCCCCATGATATTTCATTTCACTCAAATCACTGGACAGCCCTGACATCCAATCTGATAATCTGTTTTCATAGGGAGAACTTGTGAAAGCAAAGTTTGACAATGCAAGAGCATCAAAGGAATCATCTGTGGCTCCCAAAACATCCTCAACAGATCCACAGTCTTCATAGTTACTTTTCTGTGTGCTTGCATTGCTTTGAATCAAGAAATCTTGTTTGGCATTGTCTATTTCACTTTGAAAGCTATCTGTAGGAGGGGACTTGATGTTACGGAAAGTGGATATAACAAATAGAAGAGGAATCAAGAAGCAGAAGAAAATTGCAGCATACCTTGTTCTTCAATTTCTGTCCTCTTCCTCAAATGAGTTCTCCA from Vitis riparia cultivar Riparia Gloire de Montpellier isolate 1030 chromosome 8, EGFV_Vit.rip_1.0, whole genome shotgun sequence includes the following:
- the LOC117920983 gene encoding transcription factor MYB27-like gives rise to the protein MQGENLRKGSWLEEEDERLTTFVGLLGERRWDSIARASGLKRSGKSCRLRWLNYLRPDLKRCQISAEEEQIILQLHKRWGNKWSWIARSLPGRTDNEIKNYWRTHLRKRTEIEEQDSFQSEIDNAKQDFLIQSNASTQKSNYEDCGSVEDVLGATDDSFDALALSNFAFTSSPYENRLSDWMSGLSSDLSEMKYHGEWNSLDSSFGYPAWIPEDCDTSVWDGSGSLWVMD